CCGAATACTTGTTCGCTTGCACCGAACTTGAGATAGATGTCATCAACATACTTTACGAGCGCTTCGAGTTCTTTTTGAGAAATATACTGGTTTAGCCAACCGCCCACTTCGGTGGAGAGCGTTAGTTTTCCGTCACTGTAAGCGCCTGCGCCCCCCCAGCCTGAAAGAACCGAGCATGGCTCACAATGTACGCATTCGAAACCTCGGCTTGAAGGGCACTTGCGGTTGTCTATGTCTGGTCCTCTGTCAAGGATTAGGACGTTGAGGTTTGTTTTTTCGGTTAGTTCTAGCGCTGAGAAGATACCTGCTGGACCTGCGCCCACGATTATTACGTCGTATTTCAAAGGATTTTCCCTCTGGAACCCAGAATTACATGCAACAGGTGGCATATATTTGTTAGTGCCCTATCGATTAGGTTAGGACAGATTATTTTTTAACGTCAGCGGTTATGCATAGGAACCTTAGAGGCTTTTGTCCTATGTTTCTAAATTGGTGCAGCTCGTCCGCAATGATGATAATTACATCGTCTACATGTAAAGGAAAGGTTTTTTCTCCATCAGAAACTGCGCCTTCTCCTTCAAGGACAAGAACAGTATGTTGTGCGTCATGGCTAT
The Candidatus Bathyarchaeota archaeon genome window above contains:
- a CDS encoding cupin domain-containing protein — encoded protein: MSNLEKTEVELFEMQPGGCSPLHSHDAQHTVLVLEGEGAVSDGEKTFPLHVDDVIIIIADELHQFRNIGQKPLRFLCITADVKK